The Bacillus carboniphilus genome contains a region encoding:
- a CDS encoding MFS transporter has translation MKQKSGSKKSHHYLLLLGFGISSLGDFIYLVAINVFVFNLTGSPAAVAGLWIMGPLGSLITSFWSGSFIDRMNKRTILIFVDVLRGVFVCLIPFVEVVWLIYVILLILSICKAFFHPASLTYLTMLIPEKDRKRYNSFRSLIMSSAFLIGPAIAGILLISTSTSIAIWINGASFLLSALILSLLPNVDLDHQHEEKQSIHFQVLKKDWQAVIQFSKQHVAILSIYMLNVFFMLVSLGMDAQEVVFTRDVIYLSETEYGLLISITGVGSIVGASVVSAIANKVSIKQLMGVGYFLSGLGYFIYGISFSFWSIAIGFVILGFFTTFYSTGFLTFYQNNVPSQMMGRISSVFGTLQSVMQIISVLLIGFTGELIPLRTSIIVASVLAAFHQFTTSLSYYPKVIPTLLYRVTLSKTFPVFFRYSIN, from the coding sequence ATAAAGCAAAAATCAGGCTCTAAAAAGTCCCACCATTATTTATTACTATTAGGTTTTGGGATCTCGTCATTAGGGGATTTCATTTATCTTGTTGCCATTAATGTCTTTGTCTTCAATTTGACCGGTTCACCTGCTGCAGTTGCTGGTTTGTGGATTATGGGACCTTTAGGTTCTTTGATAACTAGTTTTTGGTCGGGTAGTTTTATTGATCGAATGAATAAACGCACTATTCTCATCTTTGTGGATGTATTACGAGGTGTGTTCGTCTGTTTAATTCCTTTTGTTGAAGTTGTTTGGCTTATTTATGTGATTTTACTAATATTATCAATATGTAAAGCTTTCTTTCATCCAGCTTCATTAACCTACCTGACCATGCTTATCCCTGAGAAGGATCGAAAACGTTACAACTCCTTTCGTAGCCTTATTATGTCTAGTGCTTTTTTAATTGGACCAGCAATTGCAGGAATACTATTAATCAGTACGTCTACTAGTATCGCAATCTGGATTAATGGTGCATCCTTTTTACTTTCAGCCCTTATTTTATCCTTACTTCCTAATGTGGACCTTGACCACCAGCATGAGGAGAAGCAGTCCATTCATTTTCAAGTATTAAAAAAAGACTGGCAGGCAGTCATTCAATTCAGCAAACAACATGTAGCTATTTTATCCATCTATATGTTGAATGTCTTTTTCATGCTTGTTTCATTAGGGATGGACGCGCAGGAAGTTGTATTCACGAGAGACGTGATTTATTTATCAGAAACGGAGTACGGGTTATTGATTAGTATCACCGGAGTTGGTTCCATTGTTGGCGCTTCAGTTGTTTCGGCAATAGCGAATAAGGTATCCATCAAACAATTAATGGGAGTAGGGTATTTTCTTTCTGGTCTTGGTTATTTTATATATGGAATCTCTTTTTCCTTTTGGTCGATTGCCATCGGGTTTGTCATTCTAGGATTTTTCACAACCTTTTATAGCACCGGTTTTTTAACCTTCTACCAAAATAATGTCCCTTCTCAAATGATGGGAAGAATTTCGAGTGTATTTGGGACATTACAAAGCGTTATGCAAATCATTTCAGTCTTATTAATTGGTTTTACGGGAGAACTGATTCCATTAAGAACGAGTATTATAGTAGCATCTGTGTTGGCTGCTTTTCATCAGTTTACTACAAGTCTATCTTATTACCCGAAAGTCATACCAACCTTACTTTATAGAGTAACATTGAGTAAAACCTTTCCTGTATTCTTTCGCTATTCTATTAATTGA
- a CDS encoding metal-sensing transcriptional repressor, giving the protein MLAEPRSDQEKTQLLNRLKRVEGQVRGIQKMIDEDRYCVDVLIQVSAINSALKNVGMQLLERHTHHCVSDAIKSGSGEESIEELMKVIKQFSKS; this is encoded by the coding sequence ATGTTAGCAGAGCCAAGGTCAGATCAAGAAAAAACGCAACTGCTAAACAGATTAAAGCGAGTAGAAGGACAAGTAAGAGGCATTCAAAAAATGATTGACGAAGATCGCTACTGTGTGGATGTGTTGATTCAAGTGTCGGCTATAAATTCCGCCTTAAAAAATGTCGGAATGCAGCTTTTAGAAAGACACACTCATCACTGTGTATCAGATGCGATAAAATCTGGCTCAGGGGAAGAGTCGATTGAAGAGCTCATGAAGGTTATTAAGCAATTTTCAAAGTCTTAA
- a CDS encoding heavy metal translocating P-type ATPase encodes MNEQNQINIHVTGMTCASCSNRIEKVLNKMDGVEANVNLTTEMASIRYPSQVKTGEIVGKINDLGYGVETEQVELEVYGMTCASCSTRIEKVLNKMEGIENATVNLTTETASCTVQKGVVTTSDIINKIEKLGYKAKIKQNQQEKVSNKEKEIKKQKVQLSLSILFSLPLLYTMVAHFPFLNIPMTEILMNPWVQFLFATPVQFWIGGQFYVGAYKALRNKSANMDVLVALGTSAAYFYSLVEGLRTIGNPQYTPHLYFETSAVLITLILVGKLFEALAKGRTTEALSKLLHLQAKEATVLKNGEERKVSIQEVMVEDIIIVKPGEKIPVDGVVLEGHSFIDEAMITGESIPVKKEAGDQVVGSTINKNGTLKMKATHVGEDTALSHIIRVVEEAQGSKAPIQRLSDVISGYFVPIVVVIAVLTFFTWFVIVTPGDIAQSLEVAIAVLVIACPCALGLATPTSIMVGSGLAAENGILFKGGEHLENTHKVDAIVFDKTGTITKGKPVVTDYQSENDEILSYLYTAEDASEHPLAEAIVDYAKEHNAQKVKQTNFEAIPGHGIKSEINNQVFLVGTRKLMSKYNINYSSYQESLSTFENQGKTAMLIALEGQVVGVIAVADTVKETATKAINQLQQNGIDVYMITGDNQKTAEAIAGQVGINHVFAEVLPEEKANHIKTLQEQGRKVAMVGDGINDAPALATADVGIAIGTGTDVAIDTADITIMGEDLSLIFKAIKISKKTMKNIRQNLFWALAYNSAGIPIAAIGLLAPWVAGAAMAFSSVSVVTNSLRLKRVKL; translated from the coding sequence GTGAACGAACAAAACCAAATCAATATACATGTAACAGGTATGACCTGTGCATCTTGCTCAAATAGAATAGAAAAAGTGTTAAATAAAATGGATGGAGTAGAAGCAAACGTTAATTTAACAACTGAAATGGCATCTATAAGGTACCCATCACAAGTAAAGACAGGTGAGATTGTCGGGAAAATTAATGACCTTGGATATGGCGTGGAAACGGAACAAGTAGAGTTAGAAGTGTATGGTATGACTTGCGCATCTTGTTCCACGAGAATTGAGAAAGTGTTAAACAAGATGGAAGGGATCGAGAATGCAACCGTTAACTTAACGACGGAAACAGCTAGTTGTACAGTTCAAAAAGGTGTTGTCACAACAAGTGATATTATCAACAAGATTGAAAAGCTAGGGTATAAGGCAAAAATAAAGCAAAATCAACAAGAGAAAGTATCGAATAAAGAAAAAGAAATCAAAAAACAAAAGGTTCAATTATCTTTATCAATTCTTTTTTCTTTACCTCTACTCTATACGATGGTCGCCCATTTTCCGTTTTTGAATATTCCTATGACTGAGATCCTAATGAATCCGTGGGTACAATTTTTATTTGCTACTCCTGTTCAATTTTGGATTGGTGGGCAGTTTTATGTAGGTGCTTATAAAGCGTTACGAAATAAAAGTGCGAACATGGACGTACTTGTTGCCTTAGGAACATCAGCCGCTTATTTTTACAGTTTAGTGGAGGGGCTTCGGACGATTGGGAATCCGCAATATACCCCCCACCTCTATTTTGAAACGAGTGCCGTGCTTATTACACTTATTTTAGTTGGAAAACTTTTTGAAGCTTTAGCAAAAGGAAGAACAACGGAAGCCTTATCGAAGCTTTTACATTTACAAGCAAAGGAAGCCACGGTTTTAAAGAATGGAGAGGAAAGAAAAGTATCCATTCAAGAAGTAATGGTAGAAGATATCATTATTGTGAAACCAGGAGAAAAAATACCTGTCGATGGTGTTGTACTTGAAGGGCATTCTTTTATAGATGAGGCGATGATTACAGGGGAATCGATTCCGGTAAAAAAAGAAGCAGGAGATCAAGTCGTTGGTTCAACGATTAATAAAAACGGAACACTAAAAATGAAAGCGACACATGTAGGGGAGGATACAGCTTTATCCCATATCATTCGTGTTGTCGAAGAAGCTCAAGGATCGAAGGCACCGATTCAACGGTTATCGGATGTTATTTCAGGTTACTTCGTTCCAATTGTTGTCGTAATAGCTGTTCTTACCTTTTTTACTTGGTTTGTCATCGTGACACCAGGCGATATTGCTCAATCATTAGAAGTTGCAATTGCCGTTCTTGTGATTGCTTGTCCATGTGCTCTTGGATTAGCAACGCCAACATCGATTATGGTTGGAAGTGGATTAGCTGCTGAGAATGGCATCCTTTTTAAAGGGGGAGAACATTTAGAGAACACCCACAAAGTGGATGCGATTGTGTTTGATAAAACGGGTACCATTACAAAAGGAAAGCCAGTTGTAACCGATTATCAATCAGAAAATGATGAGATTCTTTCTTATTTATATACAGCCGAAGATGCATCCGAGCACCCTTTAGCCGAAGCGATTGTGGATTATGCAAAAGAACATAACGCCCAAAAAGTAAAGCAGACAAATTTTGAAGCCATTCCTGGTCATGGTATCAAATCAGAAATTAATAACCAAGTTTTCTTAGTAGGAACGAGAAAATTAATGAGTAAGTATAATATAAACTACTCTTCCTATCAAGAATCACTCTCGACTTTTGAAAATCAAGGAAAGACAGCGATGTTAATTGCTTTGGAAGGTCAAGTGGTCGGAGTTATCGCTGTTGCTGATACAGTAAAAGAGACAGCGACAAAGGCCATAAACCAGCTTCAACAGAATGGAATTGACGTTTACATGATCACTGGAGATAATCAAAAAACAGCAGAAGCGATTGCGGGTCAAGTAGGAATCAACCATGTTTTTGCTGAAGTGCTTCCTGAAGAAAAAGCAAATCACATTAAAACGCTTCAAGAACAAGGAAGGAAAGTAGCGATGGTCGGTGATGGCATTAATGACGCTCCTGCTTTAGCAACCGCTGATGTGGGAATTGCCATTGGAACAGGGACAGATGTTGCCATTGATACAGCTGATATCACAATTATGGGCGAAGATTTATCGCTCATCTTTAAAGCAATCAAAATTAGTAAAAAGACGATGAAGAATATTCGTCAAAACTTATTTTGGGCACTCGCCTATAATTCAGCAGGAATTCCAATTGCAGCGATTGGTCTGTTAGCTCCATGGGTAGCAGGAGCTGCGATGGCATTTAGCTCTGTATCAGTTGTGACGAATTCATTGCGCTTAAAACGCGTGAAATTATAA
- the copZ gene encoding copper chaperone CopZ: MEKTTLQVAGMTCGHCEKAVKGALTPIDGVKEVTVSLQDGTVDVEFESSKASLVQLKEAVEDQGYDVK, translated from the coding sequence ATGGAAAAAACAACATTACAAGTAGCGGGTATGACATGTGGACATTGTGAAAAAGCAGTGAAAGGAGCACTAACTCCAATCGATGGAGTAAAAGAAGTCACGGTTTCTTTACAAGATGGGACAGTTGATGTTGAATTTGAATCGTCAAAAGCATCTTTAGTACAACTTAAAGAAGCTGTGGAAGATCAAGGGTATGATGTAAAGTAA